One stretch of Gopherus flavomarginatus isolate rGopFla2 chromosome 2, rGopFla2.mat.asm, whole genome shotgun sequence DNA includes these proteins:
- the ATXN1 gene encoding ataxin-1 yields the protein MKSNQERSNECLPPKKREIPTTSLPSEVKPVVLPNENHRTDNLTWLSSTSSSQSSMSGRHRPGGSSVEIGLQQGLHKASSTGMDYSPPSAPRSVPISTTLPTVYSPALSQSGTPVSPVQYTHLQHTFQFVGPQYSGPYAGFIPSQLISPTANSATCAAASATAVATTPSQRSQLEAYSTFLASMSSLSQQGQKVEQHLVRTPGLIAAGSPPPTQQNQYVHISSSPQSTVRNVSPPTIPVHLHPHQTAIPHTLTLGPSSQVVVQYSDSGGHFVTRDSTKKAESSRLQAMQAKEILNGEIEKSRRYGLSPSGDVSLVKAGNKPAPHHYETRHVVVHSSPAEYSARDSSGIRASVMVVPNSSTPITEMEVQQATSRDTPPSVLNDKGNLHLGKPAHRSYALSPQQTMGHEGVKAVATLSPHTVIQTTHSASEQLPVGLPATAFYAGTQPPVIGYLSSQQQAISYPGNLPQHLVIPGTQPLLIPVGNADVESSGVAPAIVTSSPQFAAVPHTFVTTTIPKSENFSAESIATQPAYQAALVQAQIHLPVVQSVASPTAAPPTLPPYFMKGSIIQLANGELKKVEDLKTEDFIQSAEISNDLKIDSSTVERIEDSHNLGIAVIQFAVGEHRAQVSVEVLVEYPFFVFGQGWSSCCPERTSHLFDLPCSKLSVGDVCISLTLKNLKNGSIKKGQPMDSASILLKHSKNDSLAGSRHRYVEQENGINQGSAQMLSENGELKFLDKIGLPAAPLLTKTEPSKPTATRKRRWSAPETRKLEKSEEEPPLTLPKPSFIPQEVKICIEGRSNVGK from the exons ATGAAATCCAACCAAGAGAGGAGCAATGAATGCCTGCCGCCTAAAAAGCGAGAAATCCCCACTACCAGCCTGCCGTCCGAGGTGAAGCCAGTGGTCCTGCCGAACGAAAACCACCGCACGGATAACTTAACATGGCTCTCCAGTACGTCCAGCAGCCAGAGCAGCATGAGTGGAAGGCACCGGCCTGGAGGGAGTTCAGTGGAGATTGGCTTGCAGCAGGGTTTACACAAAGCATCATCTACAGGAATGGACTATTCCCCACCGAGTGCTCCCAGGTCCGTTCCAATCTCAACAACGCTTCCCACAGTGTACTCGCCTGCACTCTCACAGTCAGGGACGCCTGTATCCCCGGTGCAGTACACGCACCTGCAGCACACTTTCCAGTTCGTTGGGCCCCAGTACAGTGGACCATACGCCGGATTCATCCCCTCTCAGTTGATTTCCCCGACAGCCAATTCCGCAACTTGTGCGGCAGCCTCTGCCACTGCTGTTGCAACCACTCCATCCCAGCGATCCCAGCTGGAGGCTTATTCCACTTTCCTGGCCAGCATGAGCAGCTTAAGTCAGCAGGGGCAGAAAGTTGAGCAGCATCTAGTCAGGACACCTGGATTGATTGCAGCAGGGTCTCCTCCACCGACCCAGCAAAACCAGTATGTCCACATTTCCAGCTCTCCCCAGAGCACAGTCAGAAATGTCTCTCCTCCTACCATCCCAGTCCATTTGCATCCCCACCAAACGGCGATTCCACACACCCTCACCCTTGGCCCCTCCTCCCAAGTGGTGGTGCAGTACTCGGACTCCGGGGGCCACTTTGTTACGAGGGATTCTACCAAGAAAGCCGAGAGCAGCAGGCTGCAGGCAATGCAGGCAAAGGAAATACTGAATGGAGAGATTGAGAAAAGCAGGAGGTACGGCCTCTCACCCTCTGGAGATGTGAGTCTAGTCAAAGCAGGCAATAAACCAGCTCCTCATCATTATGAGACCAGACATGTGGTGGTGCACTCGAGTCCTGCTGAGTACAGTGCACGGGATTCCTCAGGCATCCGGGCCTCTGTTATGGTTGTACCGAACAGCAGCACACCTATTACGGAGATGGAGGTACAGCAGGCTACCAGCAGAGATACTCCTCCCTCAGTCCTCAATGACAAGGGAAACCTGCATTTAGGAAAGCCAGCCCACAGGTCTTATGCTTTATCTCCGCAACAGACTATGGGCCACGAGGGGGTGAAAGCGGTCGCCACACTGTCCCCCCACACTGTCATTCAGACCACCCACAGCGCCTCAGAGCAACTCCCTGTCGGGCTGCCTGCGACAGCCTTCTATGCCGGGACCCAGCCGCCAGTAATTGGCTATCTGAGCAGTCAGCAGCAAGCGATCAGTTACCCTGGAAACCTGCCACAGCACCTGGTGATCCCTGGCACCCAGCCCCTGCTTATACCAGTTGGCAATGCAGACGTTGAATCATCAGGAGTAGCACCTGCTATAGTCACTTCATCTCCCCAGTTTGCAGCAGTGCCTCATACGTTTGTCACTACCACCATTCCTAAGAGTGAGAATTTCAGTGCTGAGTCTATAGCAACCCAGCCAGCCTACCAAGCCGCCTTGGTGCAGGCCCAGATCCACCTCCCGGTGGTGCAGTCTGTAGCTTCTCCAACGGCAGCTCCTCCTACACTGCCTCCTTACTTCATGAAAGGGTCAATCATTCAGTTGGCCAATGGGGAGCTGAAGAAAGTGGAGGACTTAAAAACAGAGGACTTCATACAGAGTGCAGAAATTAGCAATGACCTAAAAATAGACTCCAGCACAGTGGAGAGGATTGAAGACAGCCATAACCTAGGCATTGCTGTGATACAGTTTGCAGTTGGAGAACATCGAGCACAG GTCAGCGTTGAAGTCTTGGTTGAATACCCTTTTTTTGTATTTGGACAAGGCTGGTCATCCTGCTGCCCTGAGAGAACCAGCCACCTCTTTGATTTGCCATGTTCCAAACTCTCCGTTGGGGATGTCTGCATATCGCTTACTCTCAAGAATCTGAAGAATGGCTCTATTAAAAAGGGCCAGCCCATGGATTCAGCTAGTATCTTGCTGAAGCACTCAAAGAATGACAGTCTAGCTGGAAGTAGACACAGGTATGTGGAGCAGGAAAATGGTATTAATCAGGGAAGTGCACAGATGTTATCTGAGAATGGTGAACTGAAGTTTCTGGACAAAATAGGATTGCCTGCAGCACCTTTGCTCACCAAAACAGAACCCAGCAAGCCCACGGCGACGAGGAAGAGGAGGTGGTCGGCCCCTGAAACACGGAAACTAGAGAAATCAGAAGAGGAACCACCTTTGACTCTTCCCAAGCCTTCTTTTATTCCTCAGGAGGTTAAAATTTGCATTGAAGGTCGATCTAACGTAGGCAAGTAA